Proteins encoded together in one Halalkaliarchaeum sp. AArc-CO window:
- a CDS encoding ubiquitin-like small modifier protein 2, which yields MQVTVEVVGEGERTLELDVDATYGDVVRGVGYNTQEATVLVDGTPVPEDAPVDTDRMTVLRLIKGGVSRVNRDGDRRR from the coding sequence ATGCAGGTGACAGTCGAAGTGGTCGGGGAGGGTGAACGCACTCTCGAGCTCGATGTAGACGCCACCTACGGTGACGTCGTTCGGGGGGTCGGATACAACACGCAGGAGGCGACAGTGCTCGTCGACGGGACCCCGGTGCCCGAGGACGCACCAGTCGACACAGACCGGATGACCGTGCTGCGACTGATAAAGGGCGGCGTCTCCCGCGTCAACCGCGACGGTGATCGTCGCAGATAG
- a CDS encoding twin-arginine translocase subunit TatC, which yields MSSALDEDTQQTLAEGSDAVRAMLRSAQKDLQKAFMVFLFVFLGTFYALRLWVWDYLKGVTRAQMPPDVEAQLEIIVLTPFDVILLQAKIGLIVGVIAAIPPLIYFSREALRERDMWPDAPIPRWKMATIGVLAALLFAGGVFYGQSIFFPFMFAFLASFGLEAGFAPSYSIVMWTEFIVFLSLSFGLAAQMPLVVTGLSYAGIVQYETFRDKWKYAVVLIFVFGAMFSPPDPFTQIMWAVPLIALYGVSLYLAKIAVTARRRSETIDVPTTIRRKWNVLAGLFVVGVAAVYGFYDYGGRQAANDLLAWMGSDYRIVPLGEGLGVAEPTAIALYGLLTGVLFAVLGLMYLVYAGLDPEEEPELYGDPTAIDLGELDAGGVRAAPIEAFEELSEDEVMQLASAALDADDPEKAQALLDRFDEVEAQRAESDDGNGAAGASGAAGGASAGEAAEDIAGELGERGTRAGSTFLEELTEDDEDDIGGYYKDLKFIFDSVRSRSFIIVGTFLAVMAATFTWLYLGGLGNVFDNFLGRLPSEVVAENVNVITLHPVEALIFIVKFSVLVGVLAIFPVIAYYAWPALRELGFVRGRQNVVFLWTGALVGGLIGGFMLGYYFFAPWLISYLVGDALDAGMIISYRINDFFWLIVFTTAGIGILADVPVLMVLLNYAGIPYQAMRNRWREVLLAMLTFAAVFTPADIVTMFLVTIPLMAAYGIGLFVLFFVTLGGRRNLSPPAEIVDTTSTALEVVET from the coding sequence ATGTCCAGCGCCCTCGACGAGGACACCCAGCAGACGCTGGCCGAGGGAAGCGACGCCGTTCGGGCGATGCTCCGTTCGGCCCAGAAGGACCTGCAGAAGGCCTTCATGGTGTTTCTCTTCGTTTTTCTCGGGACGTTCTACGCACTTCGGCTGTGGGTCTGGGACTACCTCAAGGGCGTCACCCGAGCTCAGATGCCGCCCGACGTGGAGGCCCAGCTGGAGATCATCGTTCTGACGCCGTTCGACGTGATTCTCTTGCAGGCGAAGATCGGCCTCATCGTCGGCGTCATCGCCGCCATCCCGCCGCTGATCTACTTCTCCAGGGAGGCGCTTCGCGAGCGCGACATGTGGCCGGACGCACCGATCCCTCGGTGGAAGATGGCCACGATCGGCGTCCTCGCGGCGCTACTTTTCGCAGGCGGGGTCTTCTACGGCCAGAGCATTTTCTTCCCGTTCATGTTCGCGTTCCTCGCGAGCTTCGGTCTCGAGGCCGGCTTCGCGCCGAGCTACTCGATCGTGATGTGGACGGAGTTCATCGTCTTTTTGTCGCTGTCGTTCGGCCTCGCCGCCCAGATGCCGCTGGTCGTCACCGGGCTGTCGTACGCCGGCATCGTCCAGTACGAGACGTTCCGGGACAAATGGAAATACGCAGTCGTGCTCATCTTCGTCTTCGGCGCGATGTTCTCACCGCCGGATCCGTTCACGCAGATCATGTGGGCGGTCCCGTTGATCGCGCTGTACGGCGTCTCCCTGTACCTCGCGAAGATCGCGGTCACCGCCCGCCGGCGAAGCGAGACGATCGACGTGCCGACGACGATCCGCCGGAAGTGGAACGTGCTCGCCGGACTGTTCGTTGTCGGGGTCGCCGCTGTATACGGCTTTTACGATTACGGCGGTCGACAAGCGGCAAACGATCTACTCGCGTGGATGGGCAGCGACTACCGGATCGTCCCGCTCGGTGAGGGACTCGGCGTCGCCGAGCCGACCGCGATCGCGCTGTACGGTCTCCTCACGGGTGTCCTGTTTGCGGTCCTGGGACTGATGTACCTCGTGTACGCCGGCCTCGACCCCGAGGAGGAACCGGAGCTGTACGGCGATCCGACGGCGATCGACCTCGGAGAACTCGACGCGGGAGGCGTCCGGGCGGCGCCGATTGAGGCCTTCGAAGAGCTGAGCGAAGATGAGGTGATGCAACTGGCCAGCGCTGCCCTCGACGCCGACGACCCCGAAAAGGCTCAGGCACTGCTCGACCGGTTCGACGAGGTGGAAGCACAGCGCGCCGAAAGCGACGACGGGAACGGAGCGGCAGGAGCTTCCGGGGCGGCTGGCGGCGCAAGCGCCGGCGAGGCGGCCGAAGACATCGCCGGCGAACTCGGGGAACGGGGCACCCGGGCGGGATCGACGTTCCTCGAGGAGTTGACCGAAGACGACGAGGACGACATCGGCGGCTACTACAAGGACCTGAAGTTCATCTTCGACAGCGTCCGGTCGCGGTCGTTCATCATCGTCGGGACGTTCCTCGCAGTGATGGCGGCGACGTTCACGTGGCTGTACCTCGGCGGGCTGGGGAACGTCTTCGACAACTTCCTGGGCCGGCTTCCCAGCGAGGTCGTCGCCGAGAACGTGAACGTCATCACCCTCCATCCGGTGGAGGCGCTCATCTTCATCGTGAAGTTCTCGGTGCTCGTGGGCGTGCTCGCGATCTTCCCCGTCATCGCGTACTACGCGTGGCCGGCGCTGCGGGAACTCGGCTTCGTCCGTGGGCGACAGAACGTCGTCTTCCTGTGGACCGGCGCGCTCGTCGGCGGACTGATCGGCGGGTTCATGCTGGGCTACTATTTCTTTGCCCCGTGGCTGATCTCGTATCTCGTCGGCGACGCGCTCGATGCGGGGATGATCATTTCCTACCGGATCAACGACTTCTTCTGGCTGATCGTCTTCACGACCGCCGGAATCGGCATCCTCGCGGACGTGCCGGTGTTGATGGTGCTGTTGAACTACGCGGGGATCCCCTACCAGGCGATGCGCAACCGGTGGCGCGAGGTGCTGCTCGCGATGCTCACGTTCGCCGCGGTCTTCACGCCCGCCGACATCGTCACGATGTTCCTGGTGACGATCCCGCTGATGGCCGCCTACGGCATCGGCCTGTTCGTGCTGTTTTTCGTCACGCTCGGCGGGAGACGCAACCTGTCTCCGCCGGCCGAGATCGTCGACACCACCTCGACGGCGCTGGAGGTCGTCGAGACGTAG
- a CDS encoding twin-arginine translocase subunit TatC has translation MGDPDRDEPSEPDAESEPESDRSEDADAERRKDDAERGEQGTDEGESSEPTSYDLDDEGLFPGPESFDSNEEDGNADDGADGAADDSEVDDDGEVDAEDAAAINEGTSPRPNRRRMRPKREGKDDGTDDEDDDDDDDEDDDDEDDQDDDDEDVEEVDDETVSNGAGAVATERDDDEPLFEGPESDEEMPLADHIEEMMRRLGVVFLVAGIATLIAYPSADIAINYFWSSHIPDPGVNRPRVYGPLEFILTKLKVAGLAGLVFGLPVFVYETYLFMRPGLYPRERRYYLAAIPTSLVLATIGGLFAHFVVLPAIFAYFTAYTEGTAVIAFGLAETFNLIVVLIGYMAVVFQIPLLIMLAIMMNLVTREWLEDKRLLFWGGFLGLSWLVTPDPTGMAPIIVTLTMIGLYEGTLALLRWTGN, from the coding sequence ATGGGCGACCCGGACCGCGACGAGCCGTCGGAACCCGACGCCGAATCCGAACCGGAGAGCGACCGGTCCGAGGACGCGGATGCGGAACGCCGCAAGGACGACGCCGAACGCGGCGAGCAGGGGACGGACGAAGGAGAGTCGTCCGAACCGACGTCGTACGATCTCGACGACGAGGGGCTGTTCCCCGGACCGGAGAGCTTCGACTCGAACGAGGAGGACGGGAACGCTGACGACGGAGCCGACGGAGCCGCCGACGATAGCGAAGTCGATGACGATGGCGAAGTCGACGCGGAAGACGCTGCTGCGATCAACGAAGGGACGAGTCCCCGGCCGAACCGACGGCGTATGCGTCCCAAGCGGGAGGGCAAGGACGACGGTACAGACGACGAAGACGATGACGACGATGACGACGAAGACGATGACGACGAAGACGACCAAGACGATGACGATGAGGATGTTGAGGAGGTGGACGACGAGACAGTCTCGAACGGTGCCGGTGCGGTAGCCACCGAGCGCGACGACGACGAACCGCTCTTTGAAGGGCCGGAGTCCGACGAGGAGATGCCGCTTGCGGACCACATCGAGGAGATGATGCGGCGGCTCGGCGTCGTCTTCCTCGTGGCGGGGATCGCGACACTCATCGCCTACCCGTCCGCAGACATCGCCATCAACTACTTCTGGTCGAGTCACATCCCGGACCCGGGAGTGAACCGGCCGCGGGTGTACGGTCCCCTCGAGTTCATTCTCACGAAGCTCAAGGTCGCCGGACTCGCCGGCCTCGTGTTCGGGCTGCCGGTGTTCGTCTACGAGACGTATCTGTTCATGCGTCCCGGCCTGTATCCCCGGGAACGGCGGTATTACCTGGCGGCGATTCCCACGAGCCTGGTGCTCGCGACGATCGGGGGACTGTTCGCACACTTCGTCGTCCTGCCGGCCATCTTCGCGTACTTCACCGCCTACACCGAGGGGACCGCAGTGATCGCGTTCGGGCTGGCGGAGACGTTCAACCTCATCGTCGTCCTGATCGGGTACATGGCGGTCGTCTTCCAGATCCCGCTTTTGATCATGCTCGCGATCATGATGAACCTCGTCACGCGGGAGTGGCTGGAGGACAAGCGGCTCCTGTTCTGGGGTGGCTTCCTCGGCCTCTCGTGGCTCGTGACGCCGGACCCGACCGGGATGGCGCCGATCATCGTCACACTCACTATGATCGGACTCTACGAGGGGACGCTCGCGCTGCTCCGGTGGACCGGGAACTGA